Proteins co-encoded in one Nonomuraea helvata genomic window:
- a CDS encoding LCP family protein — protein MTDYRSVPVVDTGQGYRGAPTQPGSRMARRAAASAPPPPPPDDRSARGHRGGGGGGGGQNKMRILAWVSIGLTTVMVAGALTGYTVYRDALGNINKKSVNSDILNPRPPETGALNVLLVGSDTRAGKGNAKYGQQLARTADAGGKRTDTIILMHLSPGRDKARLISFPRDSMVQIPKCKNETTKQEMPPRRDMINSAYNSGGIACTISTIETLTGIRVNHFVEVDFSGFKNIVDALGGIEICLKSGVNDKNSHLVLPPGKSLLNGEKALGYVRLRHYGDGSDIQRIKRQQIFLSKVVAKATSSELLTDVGKLTDFIAAAGKSVTMDPELANDTEQLINIAMSAKQLTAGGVKFTTIPWGPDPEDKNRVVWRQPDANELFTSIKTDTEVATPAPSASAGTDAKPKVTIKPEQVKVQVLNGTKTVGKGREVADQLAKEGFNVVGLGNYEAAGGQSLAKTEIHYAKTIETAPDHASTLAGAVVPKPAPAAGKVTVTNPQPYTAAAPPATAAPKGTPVMQLVVGEDFESVKVTKLPDSVNNSTITASEQKNACT, from the coding sequence ATGACTGACTACAGGAGCGTGCCCGTAGTCGACACCGGGCAGGGCTACAGGGGTGCCCCCACCCAGCCCGGCAGCAGGATGGCACGCAGAGCGGCCGCTTCCGCGCCGCCTCCGCCACCGCCCGACGACCGGTCGGCGCGCGGTCACCGCGGCGGTGGCGGCGGCGGCGGTGGCCAGAACAAGATGCGGATCCTCGCCTGGGTCAGCATCGGCCTCACCACGGTCATGGTGGCCGGCGCGCTGACCGGCTACACGGTCTATCGCGACGCCCTCGGCAACATCAACAAGAAGAGCGTCAACAGCGACATCCTCAACCCGAGGCCGCCGGAGACCGGAGCGCTCAACGTCCTGCTCGTGGGCTCCGACACCCGCGCGGGCAAGGGCAACGCGAAGTACGGCCAGCAGCTCGCCAGGACGGCCGACGCCGGCGGCAAGCGCACCGACACGATCATCCTCATGCACCTCTCCCCCGGCCGGGACAAAGCACGCCTGATCAGCTTCCCGCGCGACTCGATGGTGCAGATCCCCAAGTGCAAGAACGAGACCACCAAGCAGGAGATGCCCCCGCGCCGAGACATGATCAACTCGGCGTACAACTCCGGTGGCATCGCCTGCACGATCTCCACGATCGAGACCCTCACCGGCATCCGCGTCAACCACTTCGTCGAGGTCGACTTCAGCGGCTTCAAGAACATCGTGGACGCGCTCGGCGGCATCGAGATCTGCCTGAAGTCGGGCGTCAACGACAAGAACTCCCACTTGGTCCTGCCACCGGGCAAGAGCCTGCTCAACGGCGAGAAGGCCCTGGGGTACGTGCGCCTGCGCCACTACGGTGACGGCAGCGACATCCAGCGCATCAAGCGGCAGCAGATCTTCCTGAGCAAGGTCGTCGCCAAGGCCACCAGCAGCGAGCTGCTCACCGACGTCGGCAAGCTCACGGACTTCATCGCGGCCGCGGGCAAGTCGGTCACCATGGACCCCGAGCTGGCCAACGACACCGAGCAGCTCATCAACATCGCGATGAGCGCCAAGCAGCTGACGGCGGGGGGCGTCAAGTTCACGACGATCCCGTGGGGGCCCGACCCCGAGGACAAGAACCGCGTGGTCTGGAGACAGCCCGACGCCAACGAGCTGTTCACCTCGATCAAGACCGACACCGAGGTCGCCACCCCGGCGCCGTCCGCGAGCGCCGGCACAGACGCCAAGCCGAAGGTCACGATCAAGCCCGAGCAGGTGAAGGTCCAGGTGCTCAACGGCACCAAGACCGTGGGCAAGGGGCGCGAGGTCGCCGACCAGCTCGCCAAGGAGGGCTTCAACGTCGTCGGCCTGGGCAACTACGAGGCCGCGGGCGGCCAGAGCCTGGCCAAGACCGAGATCCACTACGCCAAGACCATCGAGACGGCCCCCGACCACGCGAGCACGCTGGCCGGAGCCGTCGTGCCCAAGCCCGCTCCGGCGGCGGGCAAGGTCACGGTCACCAACCCTCAGCCGTACACCGCCGCGGCCCCGCCCGCGACCGCCGCACCCAAGGGCACTCCGGTGATGCAGCTCGTCGTGGGTGAGGACTTCGAGTCGGTCAAGGTGACCAAGCTGCCCGACAGCGTCAACAACAGCACCATCACCGCGTCCGAGCAGAAGAACGCCTGCACCTGA